GACctcgtttttatataatagagcTACATATGGCAtagtggtttgtttgtgtataAAAGAACCTAAGGACTTGGGTTCAAGTCCCAGTCCAGccaacttttatttatttattttttttccttatttctattatgtaattttttcttttttgtttaacactttttttcttatttttcattagATTTGGGGCAGATAATATATTAATAAATGACTCTTACACATTTTCTTTcgtattaaattactcttgcaccataaatattttgataagtttttcttttaactttacttgttatcttttgtaatgttaaatttacaaaccaaaagtcCAAAGcctattttactaataaaaacaaaacaaatattttttactgaATAAatattgataattttttaaacataaaaaaatgattttttaaagaaattgttttttttaaattaaatatcttagttgtttTATTGTTTACcttaaaaaaaggtaaacaaatattttttaccaaatataaattgcttaattaaaaaaaaagccatttggggttgtttttttttccgtgcctcgtgccgtgccttttcgTGCCCATGTCGTGCCAGGTCGTGCCCGTGCCTTGCTagaaccgtgccgtgccgtgcctttcctgtccacttttcgtgTCCGTGCCCGTCTACGaccgtgtcgtgctgtgccgtgccgtgccaggccaattTTCGTGCTGTGCCCGTGCTGAGCCCACTTCCGTGCTCGTGCTGTGCCTCGTGCCCACTAAAAcagtgtcgtgtcgtgccgtgcctgtgACGTGTTGTGTCgccccgtgcccgtgccggcacggcccatttgacacctctaatcCTAAGTTGTGTTTTtcattactactccctccgtcccaaattgtttgtccggtccgcaaaacgataacttaaaaataatacaattttttcaagtaaaaattcaaacttttttcataaattaaaaatactcattgatatctagtaagttgttgaaattttttttattttttcttgcaaaaattatattattttttacactccgttttgcggaccggacaattattttgggacggagggagtaataaacaAGGAGAATAAATTAACACCAAGCTATTGCTTCCGCAAAATATATTATACATCCCCCACCAAAATCAACGAACCCTTCTATCAGTTCTATGGGCACCAACAGCGCACCTTGGTTGTTGCCTTTAGCATTTTCAACAATCCcttgcgttttttttttcttttaagataTCCCTTAACATCTCGATCACATAATTtccttggctttttttttttttcatgatggAAATTGAAGGCCATACTATACTACACAGTACATACAAATATGAACTCATCACTTGTGCCATCAATAATACAAACCTGTACGCCCAAACAAATCCGAAACAGAAAAAGGAAgggtaaaaagaaaagaaaagaaaaacatgattcTTCATAGCCCAATCTTCAAGAGTGGAAAACCCGACTCTCCTTTCCATCCGGCCCGTTTACTTGCAATTCTTCCCCACCCGGCACCACCATACCCGGGTAACCATTTCTCATCCCATAATACATCGCCTGATTCAACCCCTCGGGAATTACTTTGGTCGCCATGACATAGGGATTCACTGCTGCCATTGGCCTCGCTCCGCCTCCATAGACCTGACCCATACCCGAATAATTATGGTGTAATGCAATTGGAATTTGACCTGATGGAATAGGGTAAGATTGAACATACGATGCAGGAACATTATTCTGTGGGACAGAATTGGGCACATAATAAACCGGTACTTGTTTTAAACCTTGGGTTGGGTAATGAGGATCCGAAACATGATGCCAAGTCGGGTTCCCCGAATATCCAGTTAACGGCTTATTCGCCCGCATAAAAGTTTCACCCGTATCCATGAATGTCTCAGCTAGGTCCTCCTTAGGATCCACGACACGGACGGGCTGGTCAGATTTGGTTTTAACAGGTGGAAGTTCCGGAATCGATGGCATGCCAGGTGGTGCCAAGGACGACGAGGTCGAGCAAAACGGAGGGGAAGCAACCGGGTTGGGAGAACCCGGATCCGAATCAGGGATATTATCAGGACGGATCTTGGGTTTTGGGTCACGGGTTTGGTCGTCGGAGCTATCCAGCCCAAAAAGATAGTCGGGCATTTCGGACATAATTGAAGAAACCTCAGACCGCCCACGTTCTAAACCCGACCCGCCATTTAGAGCGTCAAGAAACCAGTGTTCTCTATTGGTGGACCCGTCAAGGAGGGAACTAATACTGCTAGTCCTCGAAACGCTGTCGTTTTCGAAGAGAAAAAGTCGGAGCCGAGGAGAGGACTTGGACTGGGACTGGGAAGTGTTCAGGTGGAACCGGTCGTACTCGTCTATCATGTTCTCGACGTCTTCGTCGGTCGTGACGGTGATCAGGGCGTCGAGATCCTCGTTGGGGAGCTGGTACTTGACGGTTAGATTGGTTGTGTTGGCGATTCTGGAG
The sequence above is a segment of the Rhododendron vialii isolate Sample 1 chromosome 13a, ASM3025357v1 genome. Coding sequences within it:
- the LOC131314013 gene encoding protein PAL OF QUIRKY-like, with amino-acid sequence MTTYHHNPTDLDSTTSSPRSDHHRLTNDLETQHPRVRFMCSFGGKILPRPHDNQLRYVGGDTRVVAVHRNTTTFSSLLNKLSRIANTTNLTVKYQLPNEDLDALITVTTDEDVENMIDEYDRFHLNTSQSQSKSSPRLRLFLFENDSVSRTSSISSLLDGSTNREHWFLDALNGGSGLERGRSEVSSIMSEMPDYLFGLDSSDDQTRDPKPKIRPDNIPDSDPGSPNPVASPPFCSTSSSLAPPGMPSIPELPPVKTKSDQPVRVVDPKEDLAETFMDTGETFMRANKPLTGYSGNPTWHHVSDPHYPTQGLKQVPVYYVPNSVPQNNVPASYVQSYPIPSGQIPIALHHNYSGMGQVYGGGARPMAAVNPYVMATKVIPEGLNQAMYYGMRNGYPGMVVPGGEELQVNGPDGKESRVFHS